A genomic stretch from Nocardia wallacei includes:
- a CDS encoding glutamine amidotransferase, giving the protein MPLPFLLLQLRPEHSAADDEYRAVQRISGLAPDRLVRIRMDRELPDLALDDFAAVLVGGGPSNVSNPDAAKYDYQRQFEPILRTLVAEIVRRDFPYLGACYGLGILADVLGGRVSRERYAETAGAQTIELTAAARTDPLLRGLPRSFRAFVGHKESCQDVPPGAVLLAGSSGCPVQMVRVGDHVYATQFHPELDGDGLALRIETYRHAGYFDPDEADDLIALGHRETITAPGEILRRFVARYGDDRHRD; this is encoded by the coding sequence ATGCCCCTACCGTTCCTGCTGTTGCAGCTGCGGCCCGAACACTCGGCCGCCGACGACGAGTACCGTGCGGTGCAACGCATCTCGGGACTGGCGCCGGACCGGCTGGTGCGCATCCGGATGGACCGCGAACTGCCCGACCTGGCACTCGACGATTTCGCCGCCGTCCTCGTCGGCGGCGGACCCAGCAACGTCAGCAACCCCGACGCCGCCAAATACGACTACCAGCGGCAATTTGAGCCGATCCTGCGCACACTGGTCGCCGAGATCGTCCGCCGCGACTTCCCCTACCTGGGCGCTTGCTACGGCCTCGGCATCCTCGCCGACGTCCTCGGCGGCCGGGTCAGCCGCGAACGCTACGCCGAGACCGCCGGCGCCCAGACCATCGAACTGACCGCCGCCGCCCGCACCGACCCGCTGCTACGGGGCCTGCCGCGCTCGTTCCGCGCGTTCGTCGGGCACAAGGAATCCTGCCAGGACGTCCCGCCCGGCGCGGTGCTGCTGGCCGGTTCGTCCGGCTGCCCGGTGCAGATGGTGCGCGTCGGCGACCACGTCTACGCCACCCAGTTCCATCCCGAACTGGACGGCGACGGCCTCGCCCTGCGTATCGAAACATACCGGCATGCGGGATATTTCGACCCGGACGAGGCCGACGACCTGATAGCGCTGGGCCACCGCGAGACGATCACGGCGCCCGGTGAGATTCTGCGCCGGTTCGTCGCCCGCTACGGCGACGACCGGCATCGGGACTGA
- a CDS encoding response regulator transcription factor, with product MIKVFLVDDHEIVRRGLVDLLSEDPELTIVGEAGDVAHALARIPALRPDVAVLDVRLPDGNGIELCRDLLSRMDELRCLILTSFTDEQAMLDAILAGASGYVVKDIKGMELAAAVKAVGAGRSLLDNRAAAALMDRLRRSTEPDGPLAALTDQERKLLDLLGDGLTNRQIAERMFLAEKTVKNYVSRLLAKLGMERRTQAAVYASKLRTGQTPSH from the coding sequence ATGATCAAGGTGTTCCTGGTCGACGACCACGAGATCGTCCGGCGCGGACTGGTCGACCTGCTGTCGGAGGATCCCGAACTGACCATCGTCGGCGAGGCCGGCGACGTGGCCCACGCACTGGCCCGCATCCCCGCCCTGCGCCCCGACGTCGCCGTACTCGACGTCCGGCTGCCCGACGGCAACGGCATCGAACTGTGCCGCGACCTGCTCTCGCGCATGGACGAGCTGCGCTGCCTGATCCTCACCTCCTTCACCGACGAACAGGCCATGCTCGACGCCATCCTCGCCGGGGCCAGCGGCTACGTGGTCAAAGACATCAAGGGCATGGAACTCGCCGCGGCGGTCAAGGCGGTCGGTGCGGGCCGGTCGCTGCTGGACAACCGCGCCGCGGCCGCCCTGATGGACCGCCTGCGCCGCAGCACCGAGCCCGACGGCCCCCTGGCCGCCCTCACCGACCAGGAACGCAAACTCCTCGACCTGCTCGGCGACGGACTCACCAACCGCCAGATCGCCGAACGCATGTTCCTCGCCGAGAAGACCGTCAAGAACTACGTCTCCCGCCTGCTGGCCAAACTCGGTATGGAACGCCGCACCCAGGCCGCCGTCTACGCCTCCAAACTGCGCACCGGCCAGACACCGTCGCACTGA
- a CDS encoding ArsR/SmtB family transcription factor: MADGAPADRAPSLVHPVAPDQSHLDAATATFRMLSDPTRLHILWLLAQTEADVSALTEACGASRTAVSQHLAKLRFTGLVATRREGRRVVYRIRDGHLARLVREGLNHADHVVTGEPPHG, from the coding sequence ATGGCCGACGGCGCGCCCGCGGATCGGGCACCGAGCCTGGTGCATCCGGTCGCACCCGATCAGAGCCATCTCGACGCGGCGACGGCGACCTTCCGGATGCTGTCGGATCCGACCCGGCTGCACATCCTGTGGCTGCTGGCGCAGACCGAGGCCGATGTCAGCGCGTTGACCGAGGCGTGCGGGGCCTCGCGTACCGCGGTCAGTCAGCATCTGGCGAAACTTCGCTTCACGGGGCTGGTGGCGACCCGCCGCGAGGGCAGGCGGGTCGTCTACCGCATTCGCGACGGTCATCTGGCGCGGCTGGTCCGGGAGGGCCTCAACCACGCCGACCACGTGGTGACGGGGGAGCCTCCGCACGGCTGA
- a CDS encoding MFS transporter — MIGVLRCREFRRLFTAQVVALVGTGLLTVALGLLAYDLAGGAAGAVLGTALAIKMVAYVAVAPVISALAERLPRRRVLVSADVARAVVALTLPWVGQVWQVYVLVFVLQSASATFTPLFQSVIPAVLVEQADYTRGLSLSRLAYDLESLLSPVLAAVVLAVAGCHVLFVGTAAGFAASAALVARTRLPRPVLAEDAGPLIGRITRGGRIMLADPVLRGLLAMNLAVAAATALVVVNTVVYVRDLLGGSGAAMAVALGCFGGGSMVVALSVPRLLAVVADRRLMLAGCAVLPIGLLVAAGLAALRPGPAVGWMLLGVVWIALGAGTSMVNTPSARLLRARSVPETRAAVFTAQFSLSHAGFLLTYPVAGWLGATAGQAIAAVALGGVATLAASAAARVWPAGAAAGIGMAVARGR; from the coding sequence GTGATCGGTGTGCTGCGGTGCCGGGAATTCCGGCGGCTGTTCACCGCGCAGGTGGTGGCTCTGGTGGGGACCGGGCTGCTGACGGTGGCGCTGGGTCTGCTGGCCTACGACCTGGCCGGGGGTGCGGCGGGGGCGGTGCTCGGCACGGCGCTGGCGATCAAGATGGTGGCGTATGTGGCTGTGGCGCCGGTGATTTCGGCGCTGGCCGAGCGGTTGCCGCGGCGGCGGGTGCTGGTGTCGGCGGATGTGGCGCGGGCGGTGGTGGCGCTGACGCTGCCCTGGGTCGGGCAGGTGTGGCAGGTGTATGTGCTGGTGTTCGTGTTGCAGTCGGCGTCGGCGACGTTCACGCCGTTGTTCCAGTCGGTGATCCCGGCGGTGCTGGTCGAGCAGGCGGACTACACGCGGGGGCTGTCGTTGTCGCGGCTGGCCTACGATCTGGAATCGCTGCTGAGCCCGGTACTGGCCGCGGTGGTGCTCGCCGTCGCGGGATGTCACGTGCTGTTCGTCGGTACCGCGGCGGGATTCGCCGCCTCGGCGGCATTGGTGGCCCGCACGCGGCTGCCGCGGCCGGTGCTCGCCGAGGACGCGGGGCCGTTGATCGGGCGGATCACGCGGGGCGGGCGGATCATGCTGGCCGATCCCGTGCTGCGTGGTCTGCTGGCGATGAACCTCGCGGTCGCCGCGGCGACGGCGCTGGTGGTGGTGAATACCGTGGTGTACGTGCGGGATCTGCTGGGCGGGTCGGGGGCCGCGATGGCGGTGGCGCTGGGTTGTTTCGGTGGCGGGTCGATGGTGGTGGCGCTGTCGGTGCCGCGGCTGCTGGCGGTGGTGGCCGACCGGCGGCTCATGCTCGCCGGGTGTGCGGTACTGCCGATCGGGTTGCTGGTCGCGGCCGGGCTCGCGGCGCTGCGGCCGGGTCCCGCCGTGGGGTGGATGCTGTTGGGGGTGGTGTGGATCGCGCTGGGTGCGGGGACTTCGATGGTGAATACGCCCTCGGCGCGGCTGTTGCGTGCCCGCTCGGTGCCCGAGACGCGGGCTGCGGTGTTCACCGCGCAGTTCTCGTTGTCGCACGCGGGTTTCCTGCTGACCTATCCCGTCGCGGGCTGGCTGGGCGCGACCGCGGGGCAGGCGATCGCGGCGGTCGCGCTGGGTGGCGTGGCTACACTGGCTGCCAGTGCGGCGGCGCGGGTGTGGCCTGCGGGCGCCGCGGCAGGGATCGGTATGGCGGTGGCGAGAGGGCGGTGA
- a CDS encoding ArsR/SmtB family transcription factor, translated as MGHGVQGRTTPPAQLDADSAATVAATLQALATPSRLRILTRLRHGACSVGDLVDAVEMEQSAVSHQLRLLRALGLVTATRQGRSMIYSLYDNHVAMLLDEAVYHIEHLGLAITDEPADSA; from the coding sequence GTGGGACACGGAGTCCAGGGCAGAACGACGCCCCCCGCACAGCTGGATGCCGACTCGGCCGCCACCGTCGCGGCGACCTTGCAGGCCTTGGCCACGCCGAGCCGCCTGCGCATCCTCACGCGCCTGCGGCACGGGGCGTGCTCGGTCGGCGACCTGGTCGACGCGGTGGAGATGGAGCAGTCCGCGGTGTCCCATCAGCTCCGCCTGCTGCGCGCCCTGGGCTTGGTGACCGCCACCCGGCAGGGGCGCAGCATGATCTACAGCCTCTACGACAACCATGTCGCGATGCTGCTCGACGAGGCGGTCTATCACATCGAGCATCTCGGTCTGGCCATCACCGACGAGCCTGCCGACTCGGCCTGA
- a CDS encoding heavy metal translocating P-type ATPase — protein MTTSLLDRPHTDRARPGHGGRTRALALPEVRWAAIATALFVAGAVAHATGAPPWLWWALYLACYGCGGWEPALAGLKALRDKTLDVDLLMIVAALGAAAIGQVFDGALLIVIFATSGALEAVLTQRTADSVRSLLDLAPDRATVLDQGRERLVDAAAVIPGQVLVVRPGERIGADGTVLSGDSDVDQASITGEPLPVAKHTGDEVFAGTVNGTGVLRVRVDRAAADSVVARIVAMVEQASATKAGAQLFIEKVEQWYSAGVVAATLAVLLVPLAFGAPLQSALLRAMTFMIVASPCAVVLATMPPLLAAMANAGRHGVLVKSAVVMERLATVTTVAFDKTGTLTQGTPELRDIHCLHPDLDADRLLTLAAAAEHPSEHPLARAIVAAADARGLTLSTATDFDSMPGRGVRATIGAHAVEVGNPSRLLPAAQSSGRVAEVVAAAESAGRTAVVVLLDGAAAGVLTVADRLRPAATGIVPALTELTGTPPILLTGDNPRAARALAEQVGITDIRAGLLPEDKVAAVRELESAGRRVAVVGDGVNDAPALAAAHTGIAMGRTGSDLALDTADAVIVRDDLTTVPAVLTMARRAKRVVVANLAIAATFIAVLVIWDLAGHLPLPLGVAGHEGSTVIVGLNGMRLLATRAWTAAARIGRSGSTSPAAR, from the coding sequence ATGACGACATCGCTGCTGGACCGCCCGCACACCGACCGCGCCCGCCCCGGGCACGGTGGGCGGACTCGCGCCCTCGCGCTGCCCGAGGTGCGCTGGGCCGCGATCGCGACCGCGTTGTTCGTCGCCGGGGCGGTGGCGCACGCGACGGGCGCACCGCCGTGGCTGTGGTGGGCGCTGTATCTGGCCTGCTACGGGTGCGGCGGCTGGGAGCCGGCGCTGGCGGGCCTGAAAGCGTTGCGGGACAAGACACTCGACGTGGATCTGCTGATGATCGTCGCCGCGCTCGGCGCCGCGGCGATCGGTCAGGTCTTCGACGGCGCGCTGCTGATCGTCATCTTCGCGACCTCCGGCGCGCTCGAGGCGGTACTCACCCAGCGCACCGCCGACTCGGTCCGCAGCCTGCTCGACCTGGCGCCCGACCGCGCGACCGTCCTCGACCAGGGCCGGGAGCGACTCGTCGACGCGGCCGCGGTGATCCCGGGCCAGGTGCTGGTCGTGCGTCCCGGCGAGCGCATCGGCGCCGACGGCACGGTGCTCTCCGGCGACAGCGACGTCGACCAGGCCTCCATCACCGGCGAACCGCTGCCGGTCGCCAAGCACACCGGCGACGAGGTGTTCGCCGGGACCGTCAACGGCACCGGAGTGCTGCGGGTGCGGGTGGATCGCGCGGCCGCCGACTCGGTCGTGGCCCGCATCGTCGCCATGGTCGAGCAGGCCTCCGCGACCAAGGCCGGCGCGCAGTTGTTCATCGAGAAGGTCGAGCAGTGGTATTCGGCCGGGGTGGTCGCGGCCACCCTCGCGGTGCTGCTGGTGCCGCTGGCATTCGGTGCGCCATTGCAGTCCGCGCTGTTGCGCGCGATGACATTCATGATCGTGGCCTCGCCGTGTGCGGTGGTCCTGGCGACGATGCCGCCCCTGCTCGCCGCGATGGCCAATGCCGGCAGGCACGGCGTACTGGTCAAATCGGCGGTCGTCATGGAACGGCTCGCCACCGTCACCACCGTGGCGTTCGACAAGACCGGAACCCTCACCCAGGGCACTCCCGAACTCCGCGACATCCACTGCCTGCACCCCGACCTCGACGCCGACCGGCTGCTCACCCTCGCCGCGGCAGCCGAGCACCCCAGCGAACACCCCCTGGCCCGCGCCATCGTGGCCGCGGCCGACGCTCGCGGCCTGACCCTGTCCACCGCAACGGATTTCGACTCGATGCCAGGCCGCGGCGTCCGTGCCACGATCGGCGCACACGCGGTCGAGGTAGGCAACCCGTCCCGCCTCCTGCCCGCCGCGCAATCATCCGGCCGTGTCGCCGAGGTGGTCGCGGCGGCGGAGTCGGCGGGCCGGACGGCCGTGGTGGTCCTGCTGGACGGCGCCGCTGCCGGTGTCCTGACCGTCGCCGATCGACTGCGCCCGGCGGCGACCGGCATCGTGCCCGCGCTCACCGAGCTCACCGGGACCCCGCCGATCCTGCTGACCGGCGACAATCCCCGCGCGGCGCGGGCACTCGCCGAGCAGGTGGGCATCACCGACATCCGCGCGGGCCTGCTGCCCGAGGACAAGGTCGCCGCGGTGCGGGAACTCGAATCCGCCGGGCGCCGCGTCGCCGTCGTCGGCGACGGAGTCAACGACGCACCGGCCCTGGCCGCCGCCCACACCGGAATCGCCATGGGCCGCACGGGTTCCGACCTCGCCCTCGACACCGCCGACGCCGTGATCGTGCGCGACGACCTGACCACCGTCCCCGCCGTCCTCACCATGGCGCGCCGCGCGAAACGCGTGGTGGTGGCGAATCTGGCCATCGCCGCCACCTTCATCGCCGTCCTCGTGATCTGGGATCTCGCCGGGCACCTGCCCCTCCCGCTGGGCGTCGCCGGACACGAGGGCTCGACCGTGATCGTCGGCCTCAACGGCATGCGCCTGCTGGCCACCCGCGCCTGGACCGCCGCCGCCCGCATCGGCCGGTCGGGCTCTACATCCCCAGCCGCGCGATGA